The segment ttttatttttttatttttaatgGCTCGCGAGTACAAATGGAGCGGGGAATGGTACTAAGCCCTGTGAATGCGCACTTGAGCCTAATTTAGCATTTTTCATTTCATGATTGACGAAATGGTTTGTTTGAGGGTCGCAGGAAGTAGGAAACGAGACTGTGAGCATGGAGGGATGTTCGTTGGCTGGATCGGAGTGCGATGCTCGGGTGCTTTATACAATGCTGCCTCGCGGCAACTTGttccaaggccatggtggttgtggttaTGATTTCTTGAATATATCCCACAGGTTGTTTATTACGTCGCATTGCCTATGGTTCCGACTGGAGAGTGAGGTGTAATGTTGTGTTTTGGGAGAAAGGCTGGCTCATAGCCGTAATGTGTTGACGTTGAAGTGTGTAGCTTGGCGCAGTGCCCACCCGTATTGGGGGTTCGAAACCGCGAACCGGCGAGTATTACAACGAACCACGACGTATTTTACGGTCATTGTCTGTTGAAGAAAAACCATACGAATTATAGGACTCGTGGACGATTGTGTTTTCTTAGAAGATAAgagaaaaagggaaaaaaaaaaagagaaggacTGGAAGgaatataaatttaaaaaaaataaggcgTTGACATCTCCATCTCGCTCAACCAACCCAAACCCCTCGCGGTCGTAATCCAGCCCGCCACGCGACGGGGGAGAGTCCTCTGCAGAGTGAATCCTCTCTCAAGTGTCATCTCCAGTACTTAGGGCCGCTTGGCAAATCGCAGGTTACCCATGCGAGCAAGACGGGCCACCGCGGCATTCGGGCTGGGCGCCAGGCAAGGGGGATCTTACGGGGATGGGTGCATAGTTGAGATGTTACAAGGAGTAGCGCGAGATAAATCGAGAGACTTCGCCGTTTGACCATTACAGCCGGTAATTCTCCGCCGTATTTTAACATATATACCTAGGCACGCGTGTGGGGCCCCAGCATGATGCTGGCGAGCTGGGGGTGGGACAAGTTGCGACTCTGGTCAAGTCAACAAACAGCTTGGCAATTCTGCCGTGCTCAACCGGCATCGTGCAACTACCAATTTGTATTTTCCTGGCATGACAGGTCCAGCCGCGTGCTGGTGTGCTACACACATGGGATAAGGACACACACGAACAATAGCAGAAATCTCAAAAAGCGCCTGCTGTCCTGCTCTGCACCCCCCCCCCCGTCTCCATGCACAACTCACAGCAGCATGGCAGCTCCCTGACATCCGTCTCGACAACCAACACCAAGGAATCGCCGCCATGATAACCGCCACGCCGCGCCTGCGCGTCCGCCGCCCGTCACCCACAACCGCCGAATTCACCGTCACGACGCTGCCTCCTCGCACGCTCTCCCTGCGCATCCTccgcctgctcctcctcgtgGCCCGCATCCTCCTCACCCTCACGACCGCGCTCCTCCTGTACGGCCGCTGGTCCTCCTGTCCCCTTGCCGCCTCGCaatcctccgccgccgcccggcCGGCGTCCCTCCTCTCCCTGCAGGGAATATGGTTCCTTCTCGATGGCTACACGCGCTCGTCCACGGGACAGTTCTTGGCCAGAGTCGCCTCCTCCATTCCGCTGGGCTTGCTGCTCCCCGGGGCAATTGTGGCCTTGTACGTGCTCAGTCTGCGGCTGCACTCGCATGAGAGCCTCCTCGTGCTGCGGGGGCTGGGCGTGCAGACGACAGAGTCGCCGTCGACGTATCTCGCTAGCCCGTCGACGCGGTTCATTCCCACAGAGAAGATTCAGGACATTTTCGTGAACGAGGCGTTCATCGGGTTCGAAGTGAGGTACTATCTTGTTGTGGTCGTGGAAGGGGAGGAGGATGTCGTGATTGTCTTCCCGGGGCTGCTGCCCAAGAGGAGGATTGTCGAGACGGTCTGGAGGGGTGCGAGGGAGTGTTTGTACGAGGCCCCGAAAAGGGATGTAGAATAGATCTACGAATGATGACACCCCCTTTTTCTTAATACTGTCTCTGTGGAAAATGATTGTTTTAAAAGTGGATTATTTTGACACAGTATTAGAGTTGAAACTCCCgagtttttttctttctttataACTATGTGCTACATATAGATGGTTTCTTCTATTCATTGTCCTCCTTGCTACGCAATCCCTTTTGCGCACGCATGTCTTCTGCATCTGCGTACCCTTTCCTCTTGGCATACCGGTCGTTCTGCTCCTCTGGCGACTGTAGCActtccttcttcatcacGGGCACATACCTGCCACCCAAGCGTCCGCTATTTCCGCCTTCAAATACTCGCGCACTTGCATTCGCCCGGCGATTGCTCTGCGGACCTTCCGCCATGTCCTGAGATTTGCCTTGGCCGGATATGAGCTGCAGCAGCTGTGATGAAAGCAGCTCGTCCATTTTGTGGCCTCTCCAGGTTTGCCACAAGCTGTCCATGACGCCAAACTGCCCAAATTTATTCGGGGAATATTCCTCGCCCACGTAGATCCACTTCATGCAGTCTTCTCTCTTGCTGGGCGCGTCTGCCGCCGTATAGTCCGTCTTAGAGAGATCTGGGAAGATGCAGTCCCACAGGACGAGAGGCACTTCATCCGCCATGACGTAGCTAGGTCGGCCGGGGTTCTTGGCTGTATCAAGTAGTTGGGAAACCACTGTTGGCGATTCAAGACCTTGGCCGACGAGGAATAAAATGGCTACCATGTGGCGGATCTGGTGCCACAGGAACGCAGAGCCTCGAACGTGAAAGTAATACACCTTGGGGTATGGTCCGGAACCTTCAAGCCCGGAAGACGAGAATCCTGGGGTTTGGAGGTACGGCATTACCGAGCCAGCATCCTGCACTTCGACAATGTCTGATTCAAAGATTCGCCGGTGGAAATTGGTGATTTGTTTTGCGGGGTCGATTTTGCAAAAGTTGCGAAAGTCATGCTCGCCTTCGTAGCGCTTGGCTGCGTCGCGCATGGCGTCAATGTCAAGCCAGCCCGCTTTGAGAGATTTGCTGGCCCCCGACAAATCTAGGCTCGTGGGATCTGGTTCAAAAGCAGGCTGCGTGAAGAAATAGCGGTACTGGCGCTCGCGGCAGGAGAATCGGGCGGAGAAATcgggcggtggtgatgggcaCCATGCCAGGATGCGAATGTCATCTGGCAACAATCTGTTCAGGATCCGTGGGTAGCAGAGTTCGTCGTGGATATCGTCGAACggcttctcttcttcttgcgccTCCACCTCTTCTTCAGCCTGCTTTACTCCTTGGGGATCTGCGTCGGCCAGGACGATGTCTTCAGCAGTAGCGACATCGGTCTCGGCCCTCTTCTTGGGAAGTGGCCTGTTGCTGCGCACCTTCAGCCCAATGACTTGTCCAAAGGCACTGACTCCACGGTCCGTCCTGCCGCACTTTGAGTATTCGCAGCAGTCAAATTGGACGATCCTTTCGTCCTCGGGGAAGATGAGGCATGCCCGTGTGAGAGCGTTCCagagctcctcctcgataGAGGGCTGATTCCCCATGGCCTGAAACTCGAATCCACCGTAGTTTTTGCCCAAATATGCCAGCTTCAACGCAATAAATCTGGTTGAATATCTTGAGGGATCCATCCTCCGCTTTGTCTTTGGTGCTTTTGTCTTTTTGGCAGGGCCTGCCATGTCATCGGACATTGTAGTGGCCATGGCACCTCGAGGTTCATCTTCAGGGACAGAAACAGCTTTGGGAGCTTCAGGCCGTTTTTTCAGTTCACTCTCGAGCTCCTTCAGTCGCTGAATAAGACCGGTTTTGGTCCAACTATTGTAGTTTGTTTCGCCAGACATGGTTTCGTGAGGATTAGCCTTTGGAACCCTCGGCCGTCGGTCGGTTTGCTCAGACCTTTGAAATGTCGAGCTGCGACGACAGGGCTGACAGTATATGGGTCTACAGGCTCTGGAGACGGCTCTGGCAGAAACGCTGCGCCCTAAAGAACCGTGGACCGGCTGCATGTAAGTGCGATGCAGCCTTTATGACACCATTTTCACTTCAGGGCTTTCTGCATTCTGCATGACTGGGCGGGCATAGCAAGTCAACGGACGGGCATCAAAATTTCGGTGGAAAACTGTGGCTAGTGTCGTGTGGTGGCTTGgagcagcaatggcagccaAGCCGACCACCAAGCCACATTTTGGTCCTGGCATATCATTCTGGCAGCCACCACTTCATACAAAGACCATCGGTTGCTTCTTTTCCCGCACCCTTCCAGAACTGATAAGACCGTTGCGCTCGACCCAAGGCACAATGGACCCCGAAACAGTAAGATTACTACTCGTGGGGGATGAGAAATGTGGCAAGACGACTTTTTTATCGTGTGTATTGAGTCTATCTCGGCTAACCCGGTTGCGATTGTTTGCCTACTGACCGCCCGGTACAGCAGACTGAGCGCTGGAGAAGGCACAAGCCCGATACCAATTCTTCGAGACATTGACCAGCCGTTCGTATTCAATATCAACCTTGGAGAGAAGAAGTTTCGTCTCGAGTTTTCTGATACCTCTAGCCCGGACAACTGGCGGCTTCTTGATCCGGATGTGATTGTTATATGTTACGATATCAGCCAACGGCTAAGTCTCATAAACATGAAGCGATATGTGCGTTGTCTCAACCTAACCAGCCCCTTGACAGCACTCTAGGACAAGCACGTGCTGACCTGTACTGGCAGTGGATCGACGAGGCTAAGAGGACGTTCAAACGAGTGGACACTTTGCCCATCATCATTCTTGGTTTAAAGAGAGACCTCAGGTCTGAGAACGACCCCAATGGCATTATTTATCCGCAGGAAGCGTATCAGCTGGCACAAACCATGAGGGCAGATCGATATGTCGAATGCTCGGCTGCGACGGGGGAGCTCCTCAAGCCTGCCTTTGAGGATATCTGCAAGACAGCCACCAAGACTACCACTGCAGCTGGGGGGCAGAGCGAGGGGGGCTGTATAGTAATGTGAAGGTCTAGCTGCCCAGTTCGCGACACCACTTCTCCAATAATAGAGGTGAGACGGGTTGTAGGAATACTCTGTTCGACTTCGGGCTGCCGATGAATTGCAATCGAATGAGCGAGAACTCGTCATTCATGAAGCTTCAGCGTCATTCATATTCacatcctcgccctcgccttcGCCCGCGTCCCCGTttgcctcagcctcagctaCCTCGAACTGACCGAGAACGTCGGCGACAATGCCCACcatttcttcttgttgctcaTCCGAGTAACGCTCGGTCATGTCCTCAATAACGGTGTTGAGAGCAGCAATGGATGCCGGACGGAGGTTTAGAATCATGACCATCTCGCCCTTTGACAGCTCATACGGACTTAATTTCTCAATGATTTGAGCAATGGCCTCTGGGATGTAGGTGAGGGGCTTCTGACTCAAAGGACTGGGGGCAGTCCGCAGGTACTGCAGCATCTGTAAGTGCAAGGGGGGTTGTcagcttattttttatttactttgGTTCGCCTCAGTTTGAGATCAGGGTCTATGCGCAATGAGACCATGCAACCTACCTCTCGCACAACTGTCTCGAGGTTTGGGGGCCCGCggtgcttcttctgcttATAGCGGTCACGTTGATCAGTGAGGTGCTGGTAGACCTCATAATTGGATAGAACGGCTGACTGGGACTCAAGGATCTTCATGGCGAATGGTGAACAGGATCAGAATGAAGCCTTGGCAAATTTTTTATGACGGTGCGGCGTGAATATGCAGATGAGGGGGTCAGCCGAGGGGGAGTGCACCCTGAAGCAAGTCGGTGGCGAAAATGGCCAAATGGTTGTGTTATATATCAGAAAGTATGCGAGGTGTCGGACTGTTGGACAATTGGTAGCAGGTTTGACAGATCGGCGcgtgtggtggtggtgtcaATGAGCCAGCCAgtcaagatgaagttgatTTTGAGGCAGCACTGCGAAACTGGACGGACGGAGTGACAGCCGGCTTTTTCCATGGGTTCATGCACCAGAGCGGCCCAGCGACCAATCAGCAAGCAGGCTGCCACGTTAAAGGCTTCGAGACACTGGTTGGGGACGAGAATCCATTTGATGGAGCAAcaacgtactccgtacatgtaagGACTTGTCCAGGCACCAGCTGAGCAATTCACtgccaagtacggagtaaaccAAATTACTACCTAGATGCCCGGGCCTCGAAATCGTGGAGAGATTAATTGGATGGGTAGGTCGGAAAACGGCGGCGTGCTGGACCTGGCTTACGAAGTTGGCACGAGGCAAATTAAagagccgccgccacgatGCAAGTGTCGACTGCGTACATATGTGTGTGCATGTGTGCGTGCCAATTCTGTGGTGTGGACTtggtgtactccgtaccatggACACTTCAACGCCAGCCTTTTGTGCCACGGCAGCCCGGCAAAGTATCAAGGAGCTTGGTCGGCTCGCCATGGGCCTCCGTGTTTTTATGTACCGCCGGAACCGCCATGGATCGCAAAATGTCCGTGAGACCATGAGCTGGCAATGGCCGAGATGGCGCAATGGGCCTGCACTTTGTACGCAGCACATCACCCACTGCGCAGCGCTG is part of the Metarhizium brunneum chromosome 4, complete sequence genome and harbors:
- the RHO2 gene encoding GTP-binding protein RHO2, whose product is MAAKPTTKPHFGPGISFWQPPLHTKTIGCFFSRTLPELIRPLRSTQGTMDPETVRLLLVGDEKCGKTTFLSRLSAGEGTSPIPILRDIDQPFVFNINLGEKKFRLEFSDTSSPDNWRLLDPDVIVICYDISQRLSLINMKRYWIDEAKRTFKRVDTLPIIILGLKRDLRSENDPNGIIYPQEAYQLAQTMRADRYVECSAATGELLKPAFEDICKTATKTTTAAGGQSEGGCIVM
- the DEG1 gene encoding tRNA pseudouridine(38/39) synthase yields the protein MSGETNYNSWTKTGLIQRLKELESELKKRPEAPKAVSVPEDEPRGAMATTMSDDMAGPAKKTKAPKTKRRMDPSRYSTRFIALKLAYLGKNYGGFEFQAMGNQPSIEEELWNALTRACLIFPEDERIVQFDCCEYSKCGRTDRGVSAFGQVIGLKVRSNRPLPKKRAETDVATAEDIVLADADPQGVKQAEEEVEAQEEEKPFDDIHDELCYPRILNRLLPDDIRILAWCPSPPPDFSARFSCRERQYRYFFTQPAFEPDPTSLDLSGASKSLKAGWLDIDAMRDAAKRYEGEHDFRNFCKIDPAKQITNFHRRIFESDIVEVQDAGSVMPYLQTPGFSSSGLEGSGPYPKVYYFHVRGSAFLWHQIRHMVAILFLVGQGLESPTVVSQLLDTAKNPGRPSYVMADEVPLVLWDCIFPDLSKTDYTAADAPSKREDCMKWIYVGEEYSPNKFGQFGVMDSLWQTWRGHKMDELLSSQLLQLISGQGKSQDMAEGPQSNRRANASARVFEGGNSGRLGGRYVPVMKKEVLQSPEEQNDRYAKRKGYADAEDMRAQKGLRSKEDNE
- the CRCP gene encoding DNA-directed RNA polymerase III subunit RPC9; protein product: MKILESQSAVLSNYEVYQHLTDQRDRYKQKKHRGPPNLETVVREMLQYLRTAPSPLSQKPLTYIPEAIAQIIEKLSPYELSKGEMVMILNLRPASIAALNTVIEDMTERYSDEQQEEMVGIVADVLGQFEVAEAEANGDAGEGEGEDVNMNDAEAS